Part of the Tolypothrix sp. PCC 7910 genome, AGCGTTTATTACGCAGGTCAATCAGAATTTGCACAGTGGCGATTTTTAACCTATTTCCTTGGTGGTGGCACTGAAGACGTGAAAACTCTGCTAACATGGCTGGGTTTTTCTAAAACAATTCCTGCCTCATTAATGCACGATGAAGGTAAGAAAACACTGGAGGTTTTTCTCAAAGCTTGGGAACCTAGTAAGGGGCTAGAGAGATTAAGAGAAGATTTAGCAGAAAAGATTTCGATACTTGTCGAGAGTAAAAAAGTTCCTTGGAAATGGCAAGATATCACTTTGTTACAGTCCCACTACAAAAACCTCAAAACTTCCTACCCGTATAAAGCTTATGCAATACAGTCACAGATCAATAACCTTGAGGGTTGGCAATGGTTTTTCAAAGGTAGAAACACTATCCTTATTCACCTTACCTTCTGGCTTGCCCTCATCTTTGCTTATCCCAAATTTCCCCAAGTTCAAGCTATCTTCTTCTGGAATCCTTGGGTAAGGCGCATTCTCGGTGTCGGCTATGTCGGCTTTCTCCTTACCTGGTTTCCTCCCTTCCGCCGCAAGTTATTTGAACCTTTCCAGCCTTCCCTTCTCGCCGATGCTGGGTTAGATAATTTTAACCCCCAAGCTTACTTCCCCGACTCGCAAGTCAAACTTCCCAACACCGAGGAACCCGTAGCCATTACCCAGGTGCTACCCAATATCAAAGGGCAAATTGTCCTCGAAGGTGATTCCGGTTTAGGTAAATCGATGTTTCTCCGCCATTTGGTGAAAACCTCACCGCGTCTGGTGGTTTATCTCCCCGCCCGCAAGTGTGACAAAGGGGTAATTGAAGCGATTCAAGCCAAGCTGCACGGACAAGCACAAGATGCTGATTTTCTCAAGAATTTGATTTACAGTGGTGCTTTAGATATCTGCATCGACGGACTCAATGAAGTTACCGCCGACACTAGAGCAAAAATCACTCAATTTGTCGAAAGCTACTTCCGGGGTAACATCATCATGACTACCCAGCCCCTAGAGTGGACACCACCCTCAACAGCCAAAATATATAAATTACAACCCCTTGAGCAAGCGCAAATTCAGCAATTCTTAATTTCCCGTCAGCCGCGCCTGCCCAAAGATGCCAAAGTTAAAGGTAGTGAATACGAGCAAGCCTGCGCTGATTATTTAAATCAAACTCTCAACAACCAGCCATCAGCAGAAGAGTTAGCCGCAGTTAACAGAATTCTCTCTAACCCAATGGATTTAACTGTTGTAGCGTTGATGCTAGCCCAAGGTGAATACCCCGACTTATTCCACCTGCAACAACAGCAATATAATTTGATAGCAACTGAATACCTGCAAGAGTGGAAACAGGAATTTCCTCTCAAAAAATTCTCCCAAGCTGTATATGATATGCGGCTAAATGATGAACAAGCTTTACCGGGAGATGAATTTTACCAAGTTTTACAATCTTTAGAAGACGAGAAATATAAAATGGTCGTCAGCCGTCAATGGCAAAACGAAGAAGGCGCAGCCAAGAAAGAATGGTATTTCCGCCACGACAAAATTATGGAATTCTTTTTAGTGCAGAACTTTCTCGGTGAGAATGAAGAAGCGGAAAAACGTCTCATCGATCACATGGGCGACCCGCGCTTTCGCGGTGTATACTTTTTGCTGGCAACCCTACTCCCCTTAGATGCAGCCAAAGAACTGCGGGAGAAAATTATTCAATACGCCGCCGATACTAAAGACCATACTGTAAGTGATACCTTCGTGCAATTATTGCGCCCCCGTGCTGCCGCAAATTAATGGATTATGGGAGTGTAATTTCTAGAAATCAGCAGTATTTTAGCTGATTGTTTTCTCTAAAAGTAAATATCAAGTAGGGTGTGTTACGGCTGTACAAGGATTTCGGACTTAGAGACAATGAAATTTAGCCGTAACGCACCATCTTTGTCGATGCCGTACTCTCTGCTAACGCATCCTACAATTTAAGGTTTACTTTAAATAATTGAAGGGAAAAGGCAGAATTTCTGGTTAACACAGCAGTATTTTAGCTGATAGTTTTCTCAAACAGCGCGTAGGCGTAGCCTTAGCCACACTACAACTCATCTTCCCAATCCCCAGTCCCCAGTCCCACTTTACAATTTCTCCATATTAGGTACTCATTTTTATAATTTGAGTAAACAAAAAGGCTTGTAACTTTCTCATTTAGCTGTTTCAAGTAAGCAAAATGCCATTTCACCTACTTAAAAAGCCATTTCACCTACCCAAAAAGCCTTATTGCCTTCTCATTTTGGTGTTTTCCGCAAGCAAAAAGCCTTAACGCCTACTCAAAAAGCCTTAACGCTTACTCATTTTGGTAAATCACGCACTCATTTTAGTGTTTTCCGCAGGTAAAAAGCCTTAACGCTTACTCATTTCGGTAAATCGCGCACTCATTTTGGTGTTTTCCGCAAAAATTTAGGCTATTTACTGGCTCAAAAATAGCCATTGCTTTCTCCTTTAAATAGATTCAGCCAGCGTTGTAACTATTTGCTGGCAAAAAAGTGCGATCGCAAAAACGAAAATGCGATCGCACTTGTTCTCAAATCAAATTCCGTGCTTATGGACTCATATTTAATTTTTGAAATTTATGTAGGATGCGTTAGCGATAGCGTAACGCATCTTTAACAAGCCTTTCGTGCATTACGGCTACGCCTAACGCACGCTAAAAATACTTACCTCTTGATTCTTCTTCCCCTATTCCCTTACTCATTCATATTATGATAAGTCGCCACCGCAGAAGGCGATATCCGGTTTAAGTAACGGAAAATCCAATATTTGAAAATCGTATCTAAAATCACCGGGAAAGTGGCAATAAATAAGAAGATAAAATCTCTATTTGCTGGTAATCCCCAGTGGCGCGAAATACCTTCTAAAATTACTTCCCAACCATGCGGAGAGTGAAACCCTACAAATACATCAGTAAACAAAATGATAATAAATGCCTTGGCGCTATCGCTCAGACCATAGACAATATTATCAAAAAATTCTTTGATAGTAGCGATAGAAGATTTACTAACTAGTAAAAGCCAAATAAACGCCGCCACAGAAAACATATCTGCAAACACATTTTTAATGGCATTCGAGCTTTCTTTGCGAAAATCTTCAGCAATCTCACCTGCCTTTTCTTTCAGATGAATTTCTAATTCCTCAACAGGTAGTGGTGGTGCTTTTGTAATCAAATTTTCAAATTTTAGCCTTTCTTCATACCTTTCTAGCTCAGATAAAGCTTCTTCTTCCATTTCCACATTGAGGAAAACTTGCATTGTTTCCGACCCTCGAAAATGTTCAATTAAAGGGCCAACTACCAACGCTTTTGCTAACTGATGAGTGAGAAGTGGTACAATAATTAAGAGTAAAATAAATCTGATTGATATGATTGTTCTTCTTTGTGTTTGGCGGAAATTTTGAACTACATCTTGTTCAGAATTAGGGTCTAACTCTACTTGTAGACGCGTAATCGTACTTAAAATTGACCTTGGTAATATTCCCGTTGTATTCGCCTTCCCTTGAGGCTTTCTATTTTCAGTAATCGGTACTTTTTGTTTAGGTATCGAAGTGGAATTTATAGAAGATCTAGTTTGGATCTGGGGCCGTTTATCTACTACAACTAGAGCGCTAGGGTCTTCTTCAAGGGTATATTTGGAAATAACTTGGTCGATAAACCTGAGCTTTTCTAAAATTACGTAAGGTTCAGGATATTCTACACCTGCTTTATTCGCAGCTTTTTGATTTCCTTCATTTAAAAACCAACGGCTACCTTTAAACTCTGTTAGTCGCATCCGCGCAATTTTTAATTGCTTTCTTAAGTCGGCCTCAAAATAATCCATGACATTATTACTGTACATGGCTAAGTCGGGGTCTATTTTATTACCATTAAAATGTTGATCTTCTAGCTCTTTAATTTTTAATGCCGCGTTATAAGCCTCATCCAGAGAACGTTCTGGTGTGCGTAAATACCATCGGTAAAGACCCAGCAAGAAAGAGTAAATTTTTTCGCTAAAAACAGAGTTCTTCATCGTCGGCAATCATCCAGCATGATTTGGTGATTCTTAACCTTAAATTAACGCACGAATTATACTAACAAATCTACAAAGAGAGGGCTTGTGGTTTTTGATTCTGTATGGATTGTTGGTGGTAGCCGCAGTGGCAAAACAACACGTTTAGTTAGACAGTTTTGTGATTGGGTACAATGGGAAAACCAAGATAGCAGATCATTTTATACTACCCAAAAAAAACAAAAAAAAGGCAAACAACTATCCAAGGGTTTAGATTTACGGCAAACAGAACCAGGAGTTTTGCTGTTAGCCGCCAATGATGATAATCGCAGAGAATTAGGAGACAGAATTGTTACAGCTACCCTGGGTAAATATCCAGTGAGAGCCAAAACACCTCTAGGCTTTTTTCAAGATGAAGTAATTTTATTTTGGCCCTTGCTGATTCAATCATTGAAGCTAAAAGCACAATTCCCCGTTAGATTGCGCCCAGAAACAGAACAGGAATTAGCTACAAAACTTTGGCGATCGCATTTAGACGAAGAAACTCTCCGCCGTGCTGGGGTAAATGAGTATCGTTTAGTGCGTCGTATCCTCGATTTACTGCAACTAGCAGCATACAGTGGCAAACCCTGTGAAGAAATTTCCTCAATTTTAGCAAGCGGTTTCGCTGACAATCCCATCTATTTAGAGCCAGAATTTCTTGCTTCTTTATTATTAGAGTGGCGCGACTGGTGTTTAGACAAAGGATTACTGACTTACGGAATTATTACCGAACTGTACAACCAGCACCTATTACCCAATCCCCAATATCAACAGCAACTCAGGAAACGTTACCAAGCTGTACTCGCAGATGATGTTGATGATTATCCTGGCATAGCCCGTCATTTATTTGATGTTTTGTTAGACCAAGGCGCAGTAGGGGCTTTTAGCTACAATCCAGAAGGTGCAGTACGCTTGGGGTTAGGCGCAGATCCCAACTATTTAGAAGTCTTAGCAGGGCGTTGTCAAATCGAAAACTTAATAGGGCCATCCCGTGAGTCATTAGCAATTGCATTAGCTACCCAAATGGCAGAATTAGCCACAGAACCAACGGTGATGTTGAGCTTACCAGAAACAGTACAATCAATTCAAACTACCTCCCGCGCCCAACTATTGCGACAAACAGCAGAAGTAATTGTAGATGCGATCAAGTCAGGAGAAGTCGAACCGGAAGAAGTCGCAGTCATTGCACCCGGTTTAGATGCGATCGCCCGTTATACCCTGATAGAAATCCTCAACAAGCAAAATATTCTCGTAGAACCCCTCAACGACCAACGCCCCTTAATTAGTTCACCAGCAATTCGGGCATTGCTCACCATACTTGCCCTAGTTTATCCCGGCTTGGGTCGCTTAGTAGATAGAGATGCTGTAGCCGAGATGTTAGTAGTTTTGAGTCGCAGACAAAAAACCGCTGATAATTCCTCCGAAATCAGCAGCGACATTGACCCAGTACGCGCCGGGTTAATAGCAGATTATTGCTTTGAACCCCACCCCGAACGCCCCAACTTGCTACCTGTAACAGCATTTGAGCGCTGGGATAGAATCGGCTATGCTGCCACCACAGCTTATAGTGAGATATTACAGTGGTTAGAAAAACAGCGATCGCAACAAGAACAGCGGTTAATTCCTAGCCCCATTTCCCTACTTTATCTAGCAGTCCAAGATTTTCTCTGTAAAGATAGCAATCCCCCCTACGATCAACTAGCAGCCTTAAGGGAATTGCTAGAAACCGCCCAACACTACTGGGAAATTAACACCAGACTACAACAAAGTAATTCATCTACACGGGCGGCTGCGGAAGCCACCATCAGCGAATTTATTCAACTGCTGCGACGTGGTACGATTACCGCCAATCCCTATCCTTTACGCCCCATCGGCCCCGCCAAAAAAGCTGTTACCTTAGCTACTATCTTCCAATACCGTTCTAGTAGGAGATTTCACCGTTGGCATTTTTGGCTAGATGCTAGTTCACCCTTATGGGCTAAAGGTGGCGCAGCTACATTATTTGGCGCACCTTTATTTCTGCAAGACAGGTTAGGCGTACCTTGGACAGCAGAAGACGAGAAAACAGCCGAAGACGAACGGCTGCAAAGAATCTTGGCGGATTTACTTTCCCGTGTATCCGAGAAAGTTTACCTATGTCACAGCGATTTAGCCGTGAATGGACAAGAGCAAATAGGGCCGCTTTTACCCTTAGTCCATGCTTGTGTACCACTTACAGCTGAGGCTGGCGCGTA contains:
- a CDS encoding proton extrusion protein PcxA, whose amino-acid sequence is MPTMKNSVFSEKIYSFLLGLYRWYLRTPERSLDEAYNAALKIKELEDQHFNGNKIDPDLAMYSNNVMDYFEADLRKQLKIARMRLTEFKGSRWFLNEGNQKAANKAGVEYPEPYVILEKLRFIDQVISKYTLEEDPSALVVVDKRPQIQTRSSINSTSIPKQKVPITENRKPQGKANTTGILPRSILSTITRLQVELDPNSEQDVVQNFRQTQRRTIISIRFILLLIIVPLLTHQLAKALVVGPLIEHFRGSETMQVFLNVEMEEEALSELERYEERLKFENLITKAPPLPVEELEIHLKEKAGEIAEDFRKESSNAIKNVFADMFSVAAFIWLLLVSKSSIATIKEFFDNIVYGLSDSAKAFIIILFTDVFVGFHSPHGWEVILEGISRHWGLPANRDFIFLFIATFPVILDTIFKYWIFRYLNRISPSAVATYHNMNE
- a CDS encoding recombinase family protein encodes the protein MVFDSVWIVGGSRSGKTTRLVRQFCDWVQWENQDSRSFYTTQKKQKKGKQLSKGLDLRQTEPGVLLLAANDDNRRELGDRIVTATLGKYPVRAKTPLGFFQDEVILFWPLLIQSLKLKAQFPVRLRPETEQELATKLWRSHLDEETLRRAGVNEYRLVRRILDLLQLAAYSGKPCEEISSILASGFADNPIYLEPEFLASLLLEWRDWCLDKGLLTYGIITELYNQHLLPNPQYQQQLRKRYQAVLADDVDDYPGIARHLFDVLLDQGAVGAFSYNPEGAVRLGLGADPNYLEVLAGRCQIENLIGPSRESLAIALATQMAELATEPTVMLSLPETVQSIQTTSRAQLLRQTAEVIVDAIKSGEVEPEEVAVIAPGLDAIARYTLIEILNKQNILVEPLNDQRPLISSPAIRALLTILALVYPGLGRLVDRDAVAEMLVVLSRRQKTADNSSEISSDIDPVRAGLIADYCFEPHPERPNLLPVTAFERWDRIGYAATTAYSEILQWLEKQRSQQEQRLIPSPISLLYLAVQDFLCKDSNPPYDQLAALRELLETAQHYWEINTRLQQSNSSTRAAAEATISEFIQLLRRGTITANPYPLRPIGPAKKAVTLATIFQYRSSRRFHRWHFWLDASSPLWAKGGAATLFGAPLFLQDRLGVPWTAEDEKTAEDERLQRILADLLSRVSEKVYLCHSDLAVNGQEQIGPLLPLVHACVPLTAEAGA
- a CDS encoding HEAT repeat domain-containing protein, with product MLIIPCRANKLSLFFLFSFTLLLTLLLCLPWVSAKEQPKPKPEAWQINGIVAALDDGYDEVKTLAFEQFKYFDLKNLNLVVQKPADIAQKVFKIFKDKSVHSGVRASAAAALENLGETAEPYVKDILDFLKDKTVDSRVRIIAAEDLENLGEVAKPYVKDIADILKDNTVDSGVRACAAAALGNLGETAKPYVNDIANILKDKTVNSYVRSGAAYALGHLGEVAKPYVKDIFDILKDKTVHPTSRSRAAEALGNLGELTKPYVNDIANILKDKTVESDVRSDAAYALGNLGQVAKPYVKDIFDILKDKTVDPNFRSRAAEALGNLGELTKPYVNDIANILKDKSVDSGVRSGAAYALGQLGEVAKPYVKDIADILKDKTVNSYVRSGAARALGNLGEVAKPYVKDIFDILKDKTVEIDVRFGATQALGNLGEVAKPYVKDIADILKDKTVDSSVRSSAAQALGNLGEVAKPYVKDILDILKDKSVNSSVRSPAAGALEKIEQLNLNNIVVILDSVYYAGQSEFAQWRFLTYFLGGGTEDVKTLLTWLGFSKTIPASLMHDEGKKTLEVFLKAWEPSKGLERLREDLAEKISILVESKKVPWKWQDITLLQSHYKNLKTSYPYKAYAIQSQINNLEGWQWFFKGRNTILIHLTFWLALIFAYPKFPQVQAIFFWNPWVRRILGVGYVGFLLTWFPPFRRKLFEPFQPSLLADAGLDNFNPQAYFPDSQVKLPNTEEPVAITQVLPNIKGQIVLEGDSGLGKSMFLRHLVKTSPRLVVYLPARKCDKGVIEAIQAKLHGQAQDADFLKNLIYSGALDICIDGLNEVTADTRAKITQFVESYFRGNIIMTTQPLEWTPPSTAKIYKLQPLEQAQIQQFLISRQPRLPKDAKVKGSEYEQACADYLNQTLNNQPSAEELAAVNRILSNPMDLTVVALMLAQGEYPDLFHLQQQQYNLIATEYLQEWKQEFPLKKFSQAVYDMRLNDEQALPGDEFYQVLQSLEDEKYKMVVSRQWQNEEGAAKKEWYFRHDKIMEFFLVQNFLGENEEAEKRLIDHMGDPRFRGVYFLLATLLPLDAAKELREKIIQYAADTKDHTVSDTFVQLLRPRAAAN